Genomic DNA from Armatimonadota bacterium:
TGGCCAGCGTGGGGATGCTCCCGTACGCGTACAGCCAGGGTGGGGGACGGCGGACCCTCGCCTACCTGGGCGCCGTGGTGCTGGTGGTGATGGCGCTGGCGGCGCTGGTGACGGGAGTGAACGCCTTTTACGGCCACATCGCGGAGGTCGTCCGCCAGCAGACCCGCTGAGCCTGCGGGCCCGGAGGGTGAGACCGACGGCCGGAGGCCCTGCGCCCGGAGGTGCTGTCAGGGCGCGGGGCCCGATCGTGTGAGGAGGATCGGACCAAGCGGCGGCGGGAGGAGCGCGTGGAGGACATCTATGATCTCGTGGTCATCGGAGCGGGTCCCGGAGGATACGTGGGGGCCATCCGCGCCGCCCAGCTCGGGATGCGCACCGCCATCGTAGAGCGCCGCAAGCTCGGCGGAACCTGCCTGCACCTCGGCTGCATCCCGACCAAGGCCCTGCTGCAGGTGGCGGAGCTCCTGGAGGAGACGCGGCGCGCCCGGGAGTTCGGGATCCGGGTGGGGGAGCCCTCCCTGGACATGGCCGCGGTCCAACGGTATAAGGAACGAGTGGTCAACACCCTTCACCGGGGCGTGGAGTACCTGATGCGCAAGAACGGCATCGCGGTGTTCCAGGGAACGGCGCGCCTGGCGGATCGGGGCCTCGTGCACGTCTCCCTCCAGGACGGATCCGAGACCGAGCTCCGGACCCGGCGCGTGCTGCTCGCCACAGGGTCGGTACCCCGGAGCCTCCCGGGGGTGGTGGTGGACGGCAGCCGCATCCTCACCAGCGACCACGTGGTGGCCCTCCAGGAGGTCCCCCGCCGGCTCGGAATCCTGGGCGCGGGGGTGATCGGGGTGGAGTTCGCCAGCATCTTCCGGTCCTTCGGGAGCGAGGTCACCATGCTGGAGCTCCTGCCCCGGGTGCTCCCGGGCGAGGATGAGGAGGTGAGCGAGGCCCTCCGCAGGGCCTTCGAGCGCCGGGGCATCAAGATCTACACGGAAGCAAAGCTCCAGAGGGTGGAGTCCACAGAGGGCGGACTGCGGCTGGTGGCCGCTCAGGACGGAGGGCTTGTGGAGGTGGAGGTGGACGTGCTCCTGGTGGCCGTGGGACGCGCGCCCTACCTGGAGGGGCTGGGGGTGGAGACGGTGGGGCTGCAGGTGGACGAAGGAGGCTTCATCCGGACGGACGCCCGGATGCGCACGACCGTGGAGGGGATCTGGGCCATCGGAGACGTGGTCCACCAGGTGCCCATGCTCGCCCACGTGGCGAGCGAGGAGGCGGTGGTGGCCGTGGAGGACATGGCGGGGCTTGATCCCCGACCCGTGGACTACCTCTCCGTCCCCCGGTGCACCTATTCCCTGCCGGAGGTGGCCAGCTTCGGATTGACGGAGGCCCAGGCCCGGGAACAGGGCTACCAGGTCCGCGTGGGCCGGTTCCCCTTCGCCGCGAACAGCAAGGCCGCGATCCTCGGAATCCGGGAGGGGTTTGTGAAGATCGTGGCGGACGCGAGATACGGGGAGATCTTGGGGGTGCACATGATCGGGCCCCGGGTGACGGAGCTGCTGCCGGAGGGGATCCTCGCCCGCACCGTGGAGGCCACCGCGGAGGAGATCGTGCGGGCCATCCACGCCCATCCCACCCTCGGGGAAGCGATCCGGGAGGCGGCCCTGGACGTCCTGGGCCGGGTGATCCACACGTAGGAGGCGGGATTCCCCCATGACGCCGGAGATCACCGCAAAGCCCCAGCACACGAACCTGGGCCTTTCGGACGGGGACGTGCTGAGGATGTACGGGTACATGGTCCTGGCCCGGGTGCTGGATGAGCGCATGTGGCAGCTGCAGCGGGCCGGCAAGGCCCGGTTCGTGGTCTCTGCCCCGGGCCACGAGGGCGCACAGGTGGCCATGGTGTGGCCCCTGGACAGGGAACGGGACTGGTTCGTGCCCTACTACCGCTCCCTGGCCGCGTGCCTGGTGAAGGGGATGACGCCCACGGAGATCCTCCTCTCGGTCCTGGCCAAGGCCACGGATCCGAGCTCCGGGGGGCGGCAGATGCCGGGCCATTACAGCTCCCCACGTCTCAGGATCCTGTCGGGGAGCAGCACCGTGGGCACCCAGTATCCGCACGCGGTGGGCATCGCGTACGCGGCGAAGGTCCGGCGCACGGGAGAGGTGGTGGTGGTGTCCATCGGGGAGGGGGGAACGAGCGAGGGCGACTGGCACGAAGCCCTGAACTTCGCGGGGGTACACCGGGTCCCCTGCATCTTCTGTGTGGAGAACAACCGCTACGCCATCTCCGTGCCCCTGCACAAACAGATGGCGGTGGACAGCGTGGCGGTCCGGGCCGCGGGCTACGGCATGCCGGGGGTAAGCGTGGACGGGTGCGACGTGCTGGAGGCCTACCGGGTGATGCGGGAGGCCTGCGAGCGCGCCCGGCGGGGCGAGGGGCCGACCCTGGTGGAGTTCCGGGTGGAGCGGCTCAGCCCCCACAGCAGCGAGGACCAGCAGGAACGGTACCGTTCCCCGGAGGATCTGGAGGCCGCCCGCCGGCGCGATCCCCTGGTGCGGTTCGGCGGCTATCTCCGATCCGTGGGGCTGCTGGACGACACTCGGGATCAGGCCCTGTGGGCGAGGGCCAGGCGGGAGGTGGATGAAGCCACGGAGGCCGCGGAGCGGGCTCCGGACCCCGATCCGGCCACACTCCTGCGGCACGTGTACCACGACCCCGAACCGGACCGGCCCGCGGATCCCGTGTACTGGATTCCCCGGGAGTGACCGGATGCCGGAGCTGCGGTACCTGGACGCCCTGAACCGGGCACACCACGAGGAGATGGCCCGGGATGAGCGGGTGGTGGTGCTGGGAGAGGATGTGGGCGCAAAGGGCGGGGTCTTCGGGGTCACCGCGGGGCTGCTGGAGCGGTTTGGAGAAGAGCGGGTGATTGACACGCCGCTGGCGGAGTCTGCCATCGTGGGGTGCGCCATCGGCATGGCCATAAACGGTCTCGTGCCCATCGCGGAGATCCAGTTCGCGGACTTCCTCCACCCGGCCTTCGACCAGATCGTGAGCGAGGCGGCCCGCATGCGCTACCGAAGCAACGGGGCCTTCGGCTGCCCCCTGGTCATCCGGGTCCCCTACGGCGGTGCACACGGAACGGCCCTCTACCACTCCCAGTGTGTGGAGGCCTTCTACGCCCACGTGCCCGGCCTGAAGGTGGTGGCTCCGTATACCCCGTACGACGCGAAGGGGATGCTGAAGGCCGCGGTGCGGGACCCGGACCCGGTGCTCTTTCTGGAGCACAAGCGCCTGTACCGCATCGTTCGGGGCGAGGTGCCGGAGGAGGACTACGAGGTGCCCATCGGACCCGCGGTGGTGCGACGGCCCGGAAAGCACCTCTCCGTGTTCACCTACGGCTGGATGCTGCACGAGACTTTACGGGCCGCGGAGATGGTGCAGCCGGAGGGGATCGAGGTGGAGGTGGTGGAGATCCGCACCCTCCGTCCCCTCGACAAGCTCACCATCCTCCGGTCCGTGGCGAAGACCAACAAGGCCCTGGTGGTGTACGAGGACAACCGGTTCTGCGGGTACGGGGCGGAGATCGCGGCCCTCATCGCGGAGGAGGCCTTCGAGGAACTGGATGGCCCCGTGATGCGGCTGGGCGGGCCGGACGTGCCCGCGGTGCCCTTCGCGCGATCCCTGGAGGAGGCCTGGATGCCCGACGCGGATCGGATCGCCCAGGCCATCCGCCGCCTCGCACGGTACTGAGGTCGGAGATGCCCGTGGAGGTGAAGCTGCCGCAACTCGGGGAGACGGTGTACGAGGCCACGGTGGGGAAGTGGCTCAAGCGGCCGGGGGATCGGGTGGAGCGGTTCGAGCCCCTGGTGGAGCTCATCACGGAGAAGGTGAACGTGGAGATGCCCGCCCCCCTCGGGGGCCGGCTGGTGGAGATCCTGGTCCCGGAGGGACAGACGGTCCCCACGGGAACCCCCATCGCCCTGATGGAGACGGAGCAGCCGCCTCCCGCGGAGGGAAGGGCCGTGGAGGAGCGCAGCCTGCGGCTGTCTCCCCTCGTGGCCCGGCTCGCCCGGGAGCACGGGATCTCCCGGGAGGAGCTGGAGCGGATCCCGGGAACCGGTGCCGGCGGCCGGATCACGAAGCACGACCTCCTCCGCTACCTGGAGCAGCGCGGAACCCCTTCTCCCGCAGAGACGGCCCCCGTGCAGGGGGAACGGGAGGATCGTCTCGTGCCCCTGGATCCCCTCCGCCGGACCATCGCGGAGCGGCTCAGCCGCTCCGTGCGGGAGATCCCCCATGCCTACGCCCTGGTGGAGGCGGACGTCACGGACCTCGTGCGATACTACGAGCGGAATCGTGAGGACTTCGAGCGTCGGTACGGGGTCCGGCTGACGTACACCGCCTTCTTCCTGCGGGCCGCGGTCGAGGCCCTGCGGGCCTACCCCGTGGTGAACGCCCAGTGGACGGAGGAGGGGATCCTGCTGCGGGGAAGGATCCACATCGGGGTGGCGGTGTCCACGGAGCGGGGCCTCCTGGTCCCCGTGATCCGGGACGCGGACGAGAAGAGCCTTGTGGGCATCGTCCGGGAGCTGGACCGGCTCGTGCGCAGGGCCCGGGAGGGGCAGCTCAGCCTGGAGGAGGTGCAGGGCGGGACCTTCACCCTCACCAACCCGGGGGTGTTCGGCTCCGTCTGGTCCATGCCCATCATCCACCACCCGCAGGCGGCCATCCTGGCTACGGATGCCATCACGAAGCGGCCCGTGGTCCGGGGCGAGGGGATCGCCATCCGGT
This window encodes:
- the lpdA gene encoding dihydrolipoyl dehydrogenase, encoding MLSGRGARSCEEDRTKRRREERVEDIYDLVVIGAGPGGYVGAIRAAQLGMRTAIVERRKLGGTCLHLGCIPTKALLQVAELLEETRRAREFGIRVGEPSLDMAAVQRYKERVVNTLHRGVEYLMRKNGIAVFQGTARLADRGLVHVSLQDGSETELRTRRVLLATGSVPRSLPGVVVDGSRILTSDHVVALQEVPRRLGILGAGVIGVEFASIFRSFGSEVTMLELLPRVLPGEDEEVSEALRRAFERRGIKIYTEAKLQRVESTEGGLRLVAAQDGGLVEVEVDVLLVAVGRAPYLEGLGVETVGLQVDEGGFIRTDARMRTTVEGIWAIGDVVHQVPMLAHVASEEAVVAVEDMAGLDPRPVDYLSVPRCTYSLPEVASFGLTEAQAREQGYQVRVGRFPFAANSKAAILGIREGFVKIVADARYGEILGVHMIGPRVTELLPEGILARTVEATAEEIVRAIHAHPTLGEAIREAALDVLGRVIHT
- a CDS encoding thiamine pyrophosphate-dependent dehydrogenase E1 component subunit alpha → MTPEITAKPQHTNLGLSDGDVLRMYGYMVLARVLDERMWQLQRAGKARFVVSAPGHEGAQVAMVWPLDRERDWFVPYYRSLAACLVKGMTPTEILLSVLAKATDPSSGGRQMPGHYSSPRLRILSGSSTVGTQYPHAVGIAYAAKVRRTGEVVVVSIGEGGTSEGDWHEALNFAGVHRVPCIFCVENNRYAISVPLHKQMAVDSVAVRAAGYGMPGVSVDGCDVLEAYRVMREACERARRGEGPTLVEFRVERLSPHSSEDQQERYRSPEDLEAARRRDPLVRFGGYLRSVGLLDDTRDQALWARARREVDEATEAAERAPDPDPATLLRHVYHDPEPDRPADPVYWIPRE
- a CDS encoding alpha-ketoacid dehydrogenase subunit beta codes for the protein MPELRYLDALNRAHHEEMARDERVVVLGEDVGAKGGVFGVTAGLLERFGEERVIDTPLAESAIVGCAIGMAINGLVPIAEIQFADFLHPAFDQIVSEAARMRYRSNGAFGCPLVIRVPYGGAHGTALYHSQCVEAFYAHVPGLKVVAPYTPYDAKGMLKAAVRDPDPVLFLEHKRLYRIVRGEVPEEDYEVPIGPAVVRRPGKHLSVFTYGWMLHETLRAAEMVQPEGIEVEVVEIRTLRPLDKLTILRSVAKTNKALVVYEDNRFCGYGAEIAALIAEEAFEELDGPVMRLGGPDVPAVPFARSLEEAWMPDADRIAQAIRRLARY
- a CDS encoding dihydrolipoamide acetyltransferase family protein; amino-acid sequence: MPVEVKLPQLGETVYEATVGKWLKRPGDRVERFEPLVELITEKVNVEMPAPLGGRLVEILVPEGQTVPTGTPIALMETEQPPPAEGRAVEERSLRLSPLVARLAREHGISREELERIPGTGAGGRITKHDLLRYLEQRGTPSPAETAPVQGEREDRLVPLDPLRRTIAERLSRSVREIPHAYALVEADVTDLVRYYERNREDFERRYGVRLTYTAFFLRAAVEALRAYPVVNAQWTEEGILLRGRIHIGVAVSTERGLLVPVIRDADEKSLVGIVRELDRLVRRAREGQLSLEEVQGGTFTLTNPGVFGSVWSMPIIHHPQAAILATDAITKRPVVRGEGIAIRSVMHLGLAFDHRVFDGEVAVRFLNRVKECLEAVDPVTR